The proteins below come from a single Panicum hallii strain FIL2 chromosome 7, PHallii_v3.1, whole genome shotgun sequence genomic window:
- the LOC112899254 gene encoding probable glucuronosyltransferase Os04g0103100, translating into MASIRRPHSPAKQHLLRHHPPFGPPSQPSSPLRHSSSSSSSPRTHHHLAAGYPHPFLFLSRRPLPRFAAFFLLGSFLGLLHFLSHLPHTPHIRPADSSYSPNPVASAADQFPIRVQDDDDAADDNRKKLLIVVTPTRARAAQAYYLARMGQTLRLVDTPLLWVVVEAGKPTPEAAAALRRTAVMHRYVGCCDKLNASSAAADLRPRQMNAALELVENHRLDGIVYFAHEEGVYSLDLFQRLRQIRRFGTWPVPVISENKKDGVVLEGPVCKQNQVVGWHTSEENSTILRFHVAMSGFAFNSTMLWDTKLRSHVAWNSIRHPETVKGGFQGTTFVEQLVEDESQMEGVPADCSHIMNWHVPFGSENLAYPKGWRVGTNLDVIIPLK; encoded by the exons ATGGCGTCGATCCGCCGGCCGCACTCGCCGGCCAAGCAGCACCTGCTCCGCCACCACCCCCCCTTCGGCCCCCCCTCCCAGCCCTCCTCCCCGCTCCGCCactcctcctccagctcctcctccccgaggacccaccaccacctcgccgccggctacCCGCAccccttcctcttcctctcccgccgcccgctcccgcgcttcgccgccttcttcctcctcggctccttcctcggcctcctccactTCCTCTCGCACCTGCCCCACACCCCGCACATCCGCCCGGCGGACTCCTCCTACTCCCCCAACCCCGTCGCGTCCGCAGCCGACCAGTTCCCCATCCGGGTacaagacgacgacgacgccgccGATGACAACAGGAAGAAGCTGCTCATCGTCGTCACGCCcacgcgcgcccgcgccgcgcaggCATACTACCTCGCCCGGATGGGCCAGACGCTGCGCCTCGTCGACACGCCCCTGCTCTGGGTCGTCGTCGAGGCGGGCAAGCCCACgcccgaggccgccgccgcgctgcgcCGCACCGCAGTCATGCACCGGTACGTCGGCTGCTGCGACAAGCTCAACgcatcctccgccgccgccgacctccgCCCGCGCCAGATGAATGCCGCGCTCGAGCTCGTCGAGAACCACCGCCTCGACGGCATCGTCTACTTCGCGCACGAGGAGGGCGTCTACTCCCTGGACCTCTTCCAACGCCTGCGACAAATCAG GAGGTTTGGCACATGGCCTGTTCCAGTGATCTCTGAAAACAAAAAGGATGGTGTGGTGCTGGAGGGCCCTGTATGTAAGCAGAATCAAGTTGTTGGATGGCATACAAGTGAAGAGAACAGCACGATCCTTAGATTTCACGTTGCTATGTCAGGATTCGCATTCAACAGCACCATGCTCTGGGATACCAAGCTGAGGTCCCATGTGGCCTGGAATTCAATTCGCCATCCAGAAACGGTGAAAGGAGGTTTCCAA GGAACCACGTTTGTAGAGCAACTAGTGGAGGATGAAAGCCAGATGGAAGGCGTGCCTGCTGACTGCTCGCATATAATGAACTGGCATGTGCCATTTGGATCTGAGAATCTCGCCTATCCTAAAGGATGGCGAGTTGGGACGAATCTGGATGTGATTATTCCTCTTAAATAG
- the LOC112899253 gene encoding eukaryotic translation initiation factor 3 subunit M-like has translation MATIVNTTEEEPMLAVVRFTAELAWADAGPEVADPEVTRLCLEAQEHVLAGRWLDMASLMLASADLLLTSPSRVPDKDLECVLSVICSLVTKAGSEDQALQITDIICAKLTQQPDDKPALRLKVLFSLYNLLPSPYGKAFVYKKALELATAGKAAEYIIPSFKNIDSFVSEWGIGNLEQRELYLAITRILKDHKGMTKDYFKFLNKYLATFKGSDDDSATIGDAKEEAVAAIIEFVKSSNLFQCDLLNMSAGAQLEKDEKYQLVYELLKIFLTKRLDSYLEFQTANSALLKDYGLVHEECITKMRLMSLLDLSSHCSGEIPYSAITESLQINDDEVEQWIVKAIAFKILDCKVDQLNQTIIVSRHTERIFGMPQWQGLRTKLGVWRGNIAGAINTIQANKVTEEGTQAMHGLMIR, from the exons ATGGCGACGATCGTGAACACGacggaggaggagcccatgCTGGCCGTGGTGCGCTTCACCGCGGAGCTTGCCTGGGCCGACGCGGGCCCGGAGGTCGCCGACCCCGAGGTCACCCGCCTCTGCCTCGAGGCGCAGGAGCACGTCCTCGCGGGGCGCTGGCTCGACATGGCCTCCCTCATGCTCGCCTCCGCCGACCTGCTCCTCACCTCCCCGTCGCGCGTCCCGGACAAAG ATCTCGAGTGCGTCCTCTCCGTCATCTGCAGCCTCGTCACCAAGGCCGGGTCGGAGGACCAGGCTCTGCAGATCACCGACATCATCTGCGCCAAGCTCACCCAGCAGCCCGACGACAAGCCAGCGCTGCGCCTCAAAGT TCTGTTCAGCTTGTACAATCTGCTTCCAAGCCCCTACGGCAAGGCATTTGTTTACAAGAAGGCTCTCGAGCTCGCCACGGCTGGAAAGGCTGCCGAGTACATCATCCCGTCATTCAAGAACATCGACAGCTTTGTCAGTGAGTGGGGAATTGGCAATTTAGAGCAGAGGGAGCTGTACCTCGCCATCACTAGGATCCTCAAAGATCACAAGGG CATGACCAAGGACTACTTCAAATTTCTCAACAAGTACCTTGCCACTTTCAAGGGATCAGATGATGACTCTGCTACAATTGGTGATGCAAAGGAAGAGGCTGTTGCAGCAATTATCGAGTTTGTTAAATCGTCTAACCTCTTTCAG tgTGATCTGCTCAATATGTCAGCTGGTGCACAGCTTGAGAAGGACGAAAAGTATCAGTTGGTTTATGAACTTCTAAAGATATTCCTAACTAAGAGGCTTGATTCCTATTTAGAGTTTCAGACTGCGAACTCTGCCTTGCTGAAAGATTACG GACTGGTTCATGAGGAGTGCATAACCAAAATGCGCCTCATGTCTTTGCTCGATCTGAGCAGCCATTGCTCTGGTGAAATCCCTTATTCAGCAATCACTGAATCACTTCAG ATTAATGATGATGAGGTGGAGCAATGGATTGTGAAAGCAATTGCATTCAAGATATTGGATTGCAAGGTTGATCAGCTTAACCAGACTATCATCGTCAG TCGGCATACGGAGAGGATATTTGGGATGCCACAGTGGCAGGGTCTGCGCACAAAACTTGGAGTTTGGAGG GGAAACATTGCCGGTGCTATTAACACAATCCAAGCTAACAAAGTAACTGAAGAGGGCACACAAGCAATGCATGGCTTGATGATCCGCTGA
- the LOC112899255 gene encoding rhomboid-like protein 19, whose protein sequence is MMESQPLQEPTATAPAAGEEAAGAPPAVVPGKEFTRTCKGLVVVLIGGYVLLQLLPSSLNYLAIIPSKTIPYVWTVFTAGYIEQVLPGAIGSSLGLLFCGKDIEPVWGRKEFLKFIILVNSICGVLAFCFAIGLYYVTGKESFLVTPLSGFHGCLAGFLVALKQLLPNLELPMCFFWKIKAKWMPFFVVCFSSIMAFIVPDSINFLPTLVSGMYVSWLYLRYFQRNPLTGLRGDPSDDFSFPSLFPAAMRPVTDPVANLFDRMLCARSRPSEVALPVSDPTKASRRRERGERVLEERLASDHAADTEAPAHGHGTAED, encoded by the exons ATGATGGAGAGCCAGCCGCTGCAGGAACCGACGGCCACGGCTCCGGCCGCCGGAGAAGAAGCAGCcggagcgccgcccgccgtt GTCCCCGGCAAGGAGTTCACCCGCACCTGCAAGGGCCTCGTCGTCGTGCTCATCGGCGGATACGTGCTGCTGCAGCTCCTCCCCTCGTCACTTAACTACCTCGCTATCATCCCCTCAAA GACAATCCCGTATGTATGGACTGTCTTCACGGCTGGTTACATCGAACAAGTCCTTCCAGGG GCCATTGGCAGTTCTCTTGGTCTTCTCTTCTGTGGGAAGGACATCGAACCAGTATGGGGCCGCAAGGAGTTCTTGAAGTTCATTATTTTGGTCAACTCCATATGTGGAGTCCTTGCATTCTGCTTTGCTATTGGACTATACTATGTCACAGGAAAGGAGAGCTTCCT TGTCACACCACTTTCTGGTTTCCACGGTTGCCTTGCTGGCTTTCTTGTGGCCCTGAAGCAGCTGTTACCAAACCTTGAGCTCCCCATGTGTTTTTTCTGGAAAATAAAGGCAAAG TGGATGCCATTCTTTGTTGTATGTTTCTCAAGCATCATGGCCTTCATCGTGCCTGATTCCATCAACTTCCTACCAACTTTGGTGTCTGGGATGTATGTCAGCTGGCTTTACCTCAGATACTTCCAAAGGAACCCACTGACTGGACTTAGGGGTGATCCAAGTGATGACTTCTCCTTCCCCAGTTTGTTCCCAGCTGCCATGCG ACCAGTGACAGATCCTGTCGCCAATCTGTTTGATAGGATGCTGTGTGCAAGGTCTAGGCCTTCTGAAGTGGCCCTCCCAGTTTCAGATCCTACCAAGGCTTCAAGAAGAAG GGAGCGTGGCGAGAGGGTGCTGGAGGAAAGGTTGGCCAGCGATCATGCTGCTGACACAGAAGCCCCAGCTCATGGCCATGGCACCGCTGAAGATTGA